The following proteins are encoded in a genomic region of Vibrio spartinae:
- the msbA gene encoding lipid A ABC transporter ATP-binding protein/permease MsbA has translation MSNINDETTWQTFKRLWVYIRLYKSGLFVAVIALIINAASDTYMVSLLKPLLDEGFGSTESHFLKILPFIILVMMLIRGFSGFVSSYCLSWVSGNVVMMMRRKIFNHFMHMPVSFFDQESTGGLLSRITYDTEQVAGATSRALVSIVREGASIVGLLALMFWNSWELSLVLIVVAPVVAVAIRIVSKRFRTISRNMQDAMGQVASSAEQMLKGHKVVLSYGGHDVECKRFDDVSNRMRQQTMKLVAAQAIANPVIQMIASVALVTVLFLASVDSIRSELTPGTFTVIFSAMFGLMRPLKALTNVTSDFQRGMAASQTLFSLIDLETEKDTGRYEADAVTGLVQVNDVTFTYQGKEKPTLSHISFAIKPGNTVALVGRSGSGKSTIASLFTRFYDVGDGVIQLDGQDIRDYKLTNLRKHFALVSQNVHLFNDTIANNIAYAAEGIYTREQIEHAARQAHAMEFIQNMPAGLDTLIGENGASLSGGQRQRIAIARALLRDAPVLILDEATSALDTESERAIQEALAELQKNKTVLVIAHRLSTIEEADEILVIDEGEIIERGHHMALLEKHGAYAQLHRTQFGS, from the coding sequence ATGTCAAATATAAATGATGAAACGACTTGGCAAACGTTTAAGCGTCTTTGGGTTTATATCCGCTTATACAAGTCAGGTTTGTTTGTTGCCGTTATTGCTCTGATTATTAATGCTGCGTCGGATACCTATATGGTTTCCCTGCTCAAACCACTGTTGGATGAAGGTTTTGGTTCCACAGAATCTCATTTTCTGAAAATACTGCCCTTCATTATTTTAGTGATGATGTTGATTCGTGGATTCAGTGGCTTTGTATCATCTTATTGCCTGAGTTGGGTCTCCGGGAATGTCGTGATGATGATGCGACGTAAAATATTTAACCATTTCATGCATATGCCGGTGAGTTTCTTTGATCAGGAATCAACCGGTGGATTATTGTCAAGAATTACCTATGACACGGAACAGGTTGCCGGTGCGACGAGTCGGGCATTGGTCAGTATTGTCCGCGAGGGGGCCAGTATCGTGGGTCTGCTGGCATTGATGTTCTGGAATAGCTGGGAGTTATCTCTGGTTTTGATCGTGGTCGCGCCCGTTGTCGCTGTCGCTATCCGGATCGTGTCGAAACGGTTTCGGACAATATCAAGAAATATGCAGGATGCGATGGGGCAGGTAGCCTCGTCTGCCGAGCAGATGCTCAAAGGTCATAAAGTGGTGCTCAGCTATGGCGGTCATGATGTTGAATGCAAGCGTTTCGATGATGTGAGCAACCGGATGCGTCAACAGACGATGAAACTGGTCGCAGCTCAGGCAATCGCGAATCCTGTAATACAGATGATTGCTTCTGTGGCATTGGTGACGGTGTTGTTTTTAGCCAGTGTCGACTCGATTCGTTCCGAACTGACTCCCGGCACATTTACTGTGATTTTTTCTGCAATGTTTGGTTTGATGCGTCCATTAAAAGCGTTGACGAATGTCACGTCAGATTTTCAACGTGGGATGGCTGCCAGTCAGACATTATTCTCATTGATCGATCTGGAAACAGAAAAAGATACCGGTCGTTACGAAGCTGATGCTGTAACTGGATTGGTTCAAGTCAATGACGTGACGTTTACCTATCAGGGTAAAGAAAAGCCGACGCTTTCACATATTTCTTTTGCCATCAAACCGGGCAATACCGTTGCTTTGGTTGGTCGCTCTGGGTCGGGGAAAAGTACCATTGCCAGTTTATTTACCCGTTTTTATGATGTTGGTGATGGCGTGATTCAGTTAGACGGGCAAGATATCCGGGATTATAAATTGACCAATCTCAGAAAACATTTTGCGTTGGTTTCGCAAAATGTGCACCTGTTTAACGATACGATCGCCAATAATATCGCCTATGCTGCTGAAGGTATTTATACCCGGGAACAGATTGAACACGCAGCCCGGCAGGCGCATGCGATGGAATTCATTCAAAATATGCCCGCAGGTCTCGACACTTTGATCGGGGAGAATGGTGCCAGCCTGTCTGGCGGACAACGGCAGCGGATCGCAATCGCCCGGGCGTTGCTCAGAGATGCACCGGTTCTGATTCTGGATGAAGCGACATCTGCACTGGATACTGAATCAGAGCGGGCGATTCAGGAAGCGTTAGCGGAATTGCAGAAGAATAAGACGGTTCTGGTGATTGCACACCGGTTATCGACGATTGAAGAAGCCGATGAAATTTTGGTGATCGATGAAGGTGAAATTATCGAAAGAGGTCACCATATGGCGCTACTTGAAAAACATGGCGCCTATGCTCAACTTCATCGTACACAGTTTGGTAGCTAA
- the lpxK gene encoding tetraacyldisaccharide 4'-kinase encodes MIEDIWFKHHIVGRLFAPILWPLSLLYRRISEARRKAYQQGRKPIYRAPVPVIVVGNITAGGNGKTPVVVWLVEALQQMGMTPGVISRGYGGKAPQYPLLLTQETPVHHCGDEPKLIYQRTGAPVAVAPHRADAVKALLTQGVNVVVADDGLQHYALARDIEIVVVDGQRRFGNQRFIPYGPLRESLHRLTSVDFVINNGGTPESNEIPMTLTPQQAVHLCSGTRCDVAQLGKLTAIAGIGHPSRFFQTLLHLGASLVTTREFADHYQYQAHDIEGIAEEAEHVIMTEKDAVKCLPFAQDNWWYLPVSATFQPVDAQNILRSIEEVIKHYGSPSV; translated from the coding sequence GTGATTGAGGACATCTGGTTTAAACATCATATTGTCGGTCGGTTATTCGCACCGATTTTATGGCCGCTGAGTTTGCTGTATCGCAGGATCAGTGAAGCGCGCAGAAAAGCCTATCAACAAGGACGCAAGCCAATCTATCGTGCTCCTGTTCCGGTCATTGTTGTCGGTAATATTACCGCTGGAGGAAATGGTAAAACGCCAGTGGTTGTTTGGCTGGTGGAAGCATTACAACAGATGGGAATGACCCCGGGTGTCATTTCCCGGGGCTATGGCGGCAAAGCGCCACAATATCCATTACTGCTTACCCAAGAGACGCCCGTTCACCACTGTGGTGATGAACCGAAACTGATATATCAGCGAACAGGTGCACCTGTTGCCGTGGCGCCACACCGCGCAGATGCCGTGAAAGCATTGTTGACGCAAGGTGTAAATGTGGTGGTTGCCGATGATGGCTTACAGCATTATGCGCTGGCGCGGGATATTGAAATTGTGGTTGTTGATGGTCAACGACGATTTGGTAACCAGCGGTTTATTCCTTACGGCCCGTTGCGCGAGTCGCTACACCGACTGACATCGGTTGATTTCGTTATTAACAATGGCGGCACACCGGAATCGAATGAGATTCCAATGACGCTGACACCTCAGCAAGCTGTTCATCTTTGTTCCGGTACCCGTTGTGATGTTGCCCAATTAGGAAAATTAACCGCCATTGCAGGGATTGGTCATCCGTCCCGTTTTTTTCAGACATTACTGCATTTAGGCGCGTCTCTGGTTACGACCCGAGAATTTGCCGATCATTATCAATATCAGGCCCATGATATTGAAGGGATTGCAGAAGAAGCCGAACATGTCATCATGACGGAAAAAGATGCTGTGAAATGTCTTCCTTTTGCGCAAGATAACTGGTGGTATTTACCCGTATCTGCGACGTTCCAACCAGTGGATGCGCAAAACATATTACGATCAATTGAAGAGGTTATTAAACATTATGGATCACCGTCTGTTTGA
- a CDS encoding Trm112 family protein, giving the protein MDHRLFEIVACPVCKGKLTYDKEQQELICKFDRLAYPIKEGIPVLLEPEARTMSMEEGR; this is encoded by the coding sequence ATGGATCACCGTCTGTTTGAAATTGTTGCCTGTCCGGTATGTAAAGGAAAATTGACCTATGATAAAGAGCAACAAGAGTTGATTTGTAAATTTGATCGGCTTGCATATCCCATTAAAGAGGGTATCCCTGTGTTGCTGGAGCCAGAAGCTCGAACTATGTCAATGGAAGAGGGGCGCTGA
- the kdsB gene encoding 3-deoxy-manno-octulosonate cytidylyltransferase, producing the protein MTTAYTVVIPARYQSSRLPGKPLADIGGKSMIQRVYEQAIQSGAERVVVATDDERIEQAVKSFGGQVCMTGAEHESGTERLAEVVRKLSIPDDHIVVNVQGDEPLIPPAIITQVAENLASHNVPMATLAVEITDREDVFNPNVVKVVTDHQGYALYFSRATIPWDRDRYGQQQPEIHTPLLRHIGLYAYRAGFIQTYIQWEPSQLEKIESLEQLRVLWYGEKIHVDVALETPPIGVDTEADLAHLRTIIAQNH; encoded by the coding sequence ATGACGACTGCCTATACTGTCGTGATTCCTGCACGTTACCAGTCTTCCCGGTTACCGGGAAAGCCACTGGCTGATATTGGCGGGAAGAGCATGATTCAGCGTGTTTATGAACAGGCGATTCAGTCTGGCGCTGAACGTGTTGTGGTCGCAACGGATGATGAAAGAATCGAACAAGCGGTGAAATCCTTCGGTGGACAAGTCTGTATGACGGGGGCTGAACATGAATCCGGTACGGAGCGGCTGGCGGAAGTTGTCCGAAAATTGTCGATTCCGGATGATCATATTGTGGTCAATGTTCAAGGGGATGAGCCGTTGATTCCGCCTGCAATTATTACGCAGGTGGCCGAGAATCTGGCAAGTCACAACGTTCCGATGGCAACACTCGCGGTTGAAATAACTGACCGAGAAGACGTGTTCAATCCTAATGTCGTCAAAGTTGTCACGGATCACCAAGGGTATGCACTCTATTTTAGCCGTGCAACCATTCCCTGGGATCGCGACCGATATGGTCAACAGCAGCCTGAAATTCATACACCATTATTACGGCATATCGGTCTCTATGCTTATCGTGCCGGATTTATTCAGACTTACATCCAGTGGGAGCCCAGCCAGCTGGAGAAAATTGAAAGTTTGGAACAACTACGCGTCCTTTGGTACGGTGAAAAGATTCACGTTGATGTTGCTTTAGAAACACCACCGATTGGGGTGGATACCGAGGCTGATTTGGCACACCTTCGCACCATCATCGCCCAAAATCACTAA